One genomic window of Acetomicrobium thermoterrenum DSM 13490 includes the following:
- a CDS encoding S1 RNA-binding domain-containing protein codes for MVEEERREGQEHIESEMAGPSAQESQETMEDLITQHGPENIHRGKVVEGVIIDKSGDGWLVDIGFKCEGFLPKREWTHSILVDDNAEPRIGDEVRAEVTKVVQGEESQVLLSRWRLLFDERWEALENALKQRETIAVMGLRKVKGGLIVNAYGLEGFVPISHLAEEGKLVNPSKFVNQEIEVKLLEKDRRKRRLIFSRRLLLEEELARKKKEFFENLEEGDVLEGVVTSITSFGAFVDLGPVEGLVHISELSWSKNVKPRDVVKKGSKVKVKVLHIDPEQEKISLSIKQTEPDPWEVIGESVKPGDKIHGRITNTVDFGAFVEIKPGVEGLIHISDISWGHIDHPREVLKKGQDIEVQVLDIDLDQKRISLGYKQLHDPWSTIMERYQQGQDVTVRVVKIVDFGAFVEIESGVEGLIHISQISRRHIDDVSKVLKKGDEVKARILEIDPNEKRIRLSIKALEEEEKEQVQREEKAEGRNRVTENKNNNVQQTEEDGAIVTIGDVLRDQFKV; via the coding sequence ATGGTTGAGGAAGAAAGGCGAGAAGGGCAAGAACATATCGAATCGGAAATGGCAGGCCCTTCCGCGCAAGAATCACAGGAAACGATGGAAGATCTCATTACGCAGCACGGACCTGAGAATATCCACAGAGGCAAGGTTGTCGAAGGTGTCATAATTGACAAAAGCGGCGACGGATGGCTGGTCGACATAGGCTTTAAATGCGAGGGTTTTTTGCCTAAGCGTGAATGGACGCATAGCATATTGGTGGATGATAACGCTGAGCCACGTATTGGTGATGAAGTGCGTGCAGAGGTCACCAAGGTAGTACAAGGAGAGGAATCTCAAGTTCTCTTAAGCAGGTGGCGTTTGCTTTTTGATGAAAGATGGGAAGCGCTGGAAAACGCATTGAAGCAGAGAGAAACAATTGCTGTAATGGGACTGCGGAAGGTAAAAGGAGGACTCATAGTAAATGCCTATGGCCTAGAAGGTTTCGTGCCCATATCCCATCTGGCTGAAGAGGGCAAGTTGGTAAATCCATCCAAATTTGTAAACCAGGAAATTGAGGTAAAATTATTGGAGAAGGATCGTAGGAAAAGAAGACTGATCTTCTCCAGGAGATTGCTCCTCGAAGAGGAATTGGCCAGAAAGAAAAAAGAATTCTTTGAAAACCTCGAAGAAGGAGATGTTCTGGAAGGTGTTGTGACGAGTATCACCTCCTTTGGAGCATTTGTCGATTTGGGCCCCGTAGAGGGTTTGGTACACATAAGCGAACTTTCCTGGAGCAAAAACGTAAAACCGCGCGATGTCGTCAAGAAGGGCAGCAAGGTGAAGGTAAAAGTTTTGCATATCGATCCCGAACAGGAAAAAATTTCATTGAGCATCAAACAAACTGAACCGGATCCCTGGGAAGTCATAGGCGAAAGCGTAAAACCAGGCGACAAGATCCACGGCCGAATAACGAATACCGTAGACTTCGGTGCCTTTGTAGAGATTAAACCCGGAGTCGAAGGTTTGATTCACATTAGCGATATTTCTTGGGGGCATATAGATCATCCCAGGGAAGTTTTGAAAAAGGGACAGGACATAGAAGTACAGGTATTGGATATTGATTTAGATCAAAAAAGAATCAGCCTAGGTTATAAGCAGCTTCATGACCCTTGGAGCACGATCATGGAACGCTATCAGCAGGGACAGGATGTCACTGTTAGGGTTGTAAAAATTGTCGATTTCGGTGCCTTTGTTGAGATAGAAAGTGGAGTAGAAGGGCTTATACACATATCGCAGATATCGAGACGCCATATAGATGACGTTTCAAAAGTCCTAAAAAAAGGTGACGAGGTAAAAGCCAGGATATTGGAGATAGATCCCAATGAGAAGCGGATTAGATTAAGCATTAAGGCGCTGGAGGAAGAAGAAAAAGAACAGGTACAGCGGGAGGAAAAAGCCGAGGGGAGGAACAGGGTAACGGAAAACAAGAACAATAACGTACAACAAACCGAAGAAGATGGCGCAATCGTTACTATAGGGGATGTTCTGAGGGATCAATTTAAAGTTTAG
- the def gene encoding peptide deformylase produces MAILEVIKYPNPILRSKNKIVTAFNDDLKKLIEDMYETMYANDGLGLAAPQVGINLMVAVVDYEGKKYTLVNPVILEKRGEQTGREGCLSFPEVFEDIERPEIVKIEAFDENGEKYAIEASGLLARAFCHEIDHLHGRLIIDLVSPVKRNMIQKKFKRLKKGVTH; encoded by the coding sequence GTGGCTATTTTGGAAGTAATAAAGTATCCAAACCCGATATTGCGTTCCAAAAATAAAATCGTCACAGCTTTTAATGACGATTTAAAAAAATTGATAGAAGATATGTATGAAACTATGTATGCAAATGACGGATTGGGCTTAGCTGCCCCTCAAGTCGGGATCAATTTAATGGTTGCAGTGGTGGATTATGAAGGAAAGAAATACACTCTCGTCAATCCCGTTATTTTAGAAAAGAGGGGAGAACAAACAGGGCGAGAGGGATGCCTTAGCTTCCCAGAGGTCTTCGAAGATATCGAAAGGCCGGAAATAGTCAAAATCGAAGCCTTCGATGAAAATGGCGAAAAATATGCGATCGAAGCTTCTGGCTTGCTGGCTCGAGCTTTTTGCCACGAGATTGATCATTTGCACGGAAGGCTCATAATCGATCTGGTGTCGCCCGTAAAGAGAAATATGATACAAAAAAAATTCAAAAGGCTAAAAAAAGGTGTAACACATTGA